The following coding sequences lie in one Rutidosis leptorrhynchoides isolate AG116_Rl617_1_P2 chromosome 6, CSIRO_AGI_Rlap_v1, whole genome shotgun sequence genomic window:
- the LOC139854085 gene encoding F-box protein At5g07610-like, translated as MSPVRGLFYGDFYFPLHVKYQNNDLLPFRSPHNSKIVQSCNGLLLCCSETGSEKQRIYYVFNPTTNRYETIPSVKQSIVVNHSINPFKGLAVNHPSCPSVKKSLVAVQNSNPFMGLAVDPSNCKRYKVVCIYRNLDLMRLDVLIYSSETKRWKISDETLDTPKNMPDLAGGVYMNGGDLLLDVEKFEKLELPSDMITARYRSLFCGRVSSVCYFGESNCRLYLVDGCWGEGSKLNVYEKMSDVSGWEVKYQVELRYGGETMGRDKLEILDIVRGEKEEDTIMVVKYLKEITSFNLFNKRFKNLFAVPNNNNHDRKTIRSYRYVATSG; from the exons ATGTCACCTGTTCGTGGTCTTTTTTATGGCGATTTTTATTTTCCGTTACATGTTAAATACCAAAACAACGACCTTCTCCCCTTCCGTAGTCCACATAACAGTAAAATCGTTCAATCTTGTAACGGATTACTCCTTTGCTGTAGCGAAACAGGAAGCGAAAAACAACGTATATATTATGTCTTTAATCCAACCACTAATCGTTATGAAACGATTCCGTCTGTTAAGCAAAGTATTGTTGTAAATCATAGCATTAACCCGTTTAAGGGTCTTGCAGTTAATCATCCATCGTGTCCATCGGTCAAGAAAAGTCTTGTTGCAGTTCAAAATAGTAATCCTTTCATGGGTCTTGCAGTTGATCCATCTAATTGTAAGCGTTACAAAGTCGTTTGCATATATCGTAACTTGGATCTGATGAGGCTAGACGTTTTAATCTACTCATCTGAGACCAAGAGATGGAAGATATCTGACGAAACGTTGGATACGCCTAAGAACATGCCTGATTTAGCGGGTGGAGTGTATATGAATGGGGGGGATTTATTG TTGGACGTCGAAAAGTTTGAAAAGTTGGAATTACCATCTGATATGATAACAGCGCGTTATCGGTCCCTGTTTTGTGGGCGTGTATCGTCTGTTTGTTACTTTGGGGAATCGAACTGTCGTTTATATTTAGTGGATGGATGTTGGGGCGAAGGTTCTAAACTAAATGTTTATGAAAAGATGAGTGATGTTTCGGGGTGGGAGGTTAAGTATCAAGTTGAGTTACGATATGGTGGTGAAACGATGGGGCGTGATAAGTTGGAAATTTTAGATATTGTTAGGGGTGAAAAAGAAGAAGATACAATTATGGTGGTGAAATATCTTAAAGAGATTACAAGTTTTAATCTTTTTAACAAGAGGTTTAAGAACTTGTTTGCTGTCCCAAATAACAATAATCATGATAGAAAAACCATTAGAAGTTATCGTTATGTTGCTACCTCAGGTTGA